Proteins from a genomic interval of Lacticaseibacillus pabuli:
- a CDS encoding Gfo/Idh/MocA family protein — MTTYNWGMIGTGVIANEMADALNRVNGSVYAVTALDQDKLRAFAAAKHVTKTYATADELIADPNVDVVYIATPHTYHYAYIKQALNAGKHVFAEKAITVNAKEFDEVQQLAKDKGLILTEGLTLMHMPIYDQVKQLIAAGKLGDINMVQVNFGSLKDYDPQNRFFNKDLAGGALLDIGGYATAFARTFLAEQPNVTLTTAKFFETGVDEQSGIILKNPRQQMAVMALSLRAKQPKRGVVSGTKGYVEISDYPRATTATITYTSDAHATTTQTLTAGNAAEALDYEVRDMQRYIAAGHDDGQLDLSHDVSHIMDGVRNAWGMKFPFE; from the coding sequence ATGACAACTTATAATTGGGGTATGATTGGTACTGGGGTCATCGCAAACGAAATGGCAGACGCCCTCAACCGCGTCAACGGTTCCGTTTACGCCGTGACCGCCTTGGATCAGGACAAGCTGCGCGCATTCGCTGCGGCAAAGCACGTCACCAAAACGTACGCGACCGCCGACGAGCTCATCGCTGACCCGAACGTTGATGTGGTGTACATCGCAACGCCGCACACCTACCACTACGCCTACATCAAACAGGCGTTGAACGCGGGAAAACATGTCTTCGCCGAAAAGGCCATTACGGTAAATGCCAAGGAGTTTGACGAAGTGCAGCAGCTGGCCAAAGACAAGGGGCTGATTCTCACTGAGGGCCTGACGCTGATGCACATGCCGATTTACGACCAGGTCAAACAGCTCATCGCGGCCGGCAAACTCGGCGACATCAACATGGTGCAAGTCAACTTTGGCTCGCTCAAGGACTATGACCCGCAGAACCGCTTCTTTAACAAGGACCTGGCCGGCGGTGCGCTACTGGACATCGGCGGCTACGCGACCGCCTTTGCCCGCACGTTCCTGGCCGAACAACCAAATGTGACGCTGACAACGGCCAAGTTCTTTGAGACCGGCGTGGACGAACAGTCGGGCATTATCCTCAAGAATCCGCGCCAACAGATGGCCGTCATGGCGCTTTCGCTGCGGGCCAAGCAACCTAAACGCGGCGTGGTTTCTGGCACCAAGGGCTACGTCGAGATTAGTGATTACCCACGGGCAACGACCGCAACGATTACGTACACTTCTGACGCGCACGCCACCACGACGCAGACACTGACGGCTGGTAACGCTGCCGAGGCGCTCGACTACGAGGTGCGGGATATGCAGCGCTACATCGCAGCCGGTCACGACGACGGTCAGCTCGACCTATCACACGACGTCAGCCACATCATGGATGGCGTCCGGAACGCGTGGGGGATGAAATTCCCATTCGAATAG
- a CDS encoding ribose-5-phosphate isomerase A → MTQQIDLALARIKPHMTVSIGGGNHMKHLADAIHAADVPDLTLTTPSEETADYARQLGLTITDHPASINLAFDGCDSADLHGNLLKSNGAIFTYEKRNAMLADQVVILAPASKLQDKLDNTVPLTVELLEAAEPLVRQLADNYQLTVSKRAAGNYMGFTRTRDGNVLIDLLGQDWHDLATIDAALSRLPGVVATSFFNRLADVIITENTDGTAQVMRKED, encoded by the coding sequence ATGACTCAGCAAATCGATTTAGCCTTAGCCCGAATCAAACCACACATGACCGTCAGCATTGGTGGCGGCAACCACATGAAACACCTCGCCGACGCCATACACGCAGCGGACGTGCCAGACCTCACCCTCACCACGCCATCCGAAGAAACCGCGGATTATGCCCGTCAGCTTGGCTTAACCATCACCGACCACCCCGCCAGCATTAATCTGGCCTTTGACGGCTGTGATAGCGCAGATTTACACGGCAATTTGCTCAAGAGTAATGGCGCCATCTTCACTTACGAGAAGCGTAACGCCATGCTTGCAGACCAGGTCGTCATCTTGGCCCCTGCTAGTAAACTTCAGGATAAACTAGATAACACCGTGCCGCTCACCGTGGAGCTCCTAGAAGCCGCTGAGCCGCTTGTCCGCCAGCTTGCCGACAATTACCAGTTGACGGTGTCAAAGCGCGCTGCGGGCAATTACATGGGCTTCACACGCACACGTGATGGCAATGTGCTGATTGATTTGCTGGGTCAAGATTGGCATGATCTTGCCACCATTGACGCAGCACTGTCGCGTTTGCCGGGCGTAGTCGCCACTTCATTTTTCAACCGCCTCGCCGACGTTATCATTACGGAAAACACAGATGGCACGGCGCAAGTTATGCGAAAGGAAGATTAA
- a CDS encoding MurR/RpiR family transcriptional regulator, which yields MAKQTNIINTLYGQLPALSVTDHKIAEQILGDPRAVVNMTIAELAQAAEVSEASISRFCRTVGLGGFHELKIALAQVAGDEHSYYHQVSGDSLQQALKSISDNKVAEVVSTLAGTDSATIQAVLDALQSASMVLCAAAGGTLPVAQDAAYKLNQLGIMATADTIWEMTVGQAMNMPRDGVVLVISNSGETQSLLSLIQVAKQRGITVIAMTNRVDSPIAQQADLHILTTVRQRVFDSEYYFSRLAATTAVEAIFLLLLAQNKSFADHIKAHETIVAPTKI from the coding sequence ATGGCGAAACAAACGAACATTATTAATACCCTGTATGGCCAGCTACCAGCGCTATCGGTCACGGATCACAAGATTGCCGAGCAAATATTGGGGGACCCGCGTGCCGTCGTTAATATGACAATCGCGGAGTTGGCCCAGGCGGCTGAGGTGAGTGAGGCCTCGATTTCCCGGTTCTGCCGAACGGTCGGACTCGGGGGCTTTCACGAGTTAAAGATTGCGTTGGCGCAAGTCGCGGGGGATGAACACAGCTATTATCACCAGGTGAGCGGCGATTCCTTGCAGCAGGCCCTCAAGAGCATCAGCGACAACAAAGTAGCTGAGGTGGTGAGCACGCTCGCCGGGACGGATTCGGCCACAATCCAGGCGGTGCTCGACGCCCTGCAGTCTGCCAGCATGGTACTGTGCGCGGCGGCTGGTGGGACGCTACCCGTTGCGCAAGATGCCGCGTACAAGCTGAATCAGCTGGGCATTATGGCAACGGCTGATACCATCTGGGAGATGACGGTTGGCCAGGCGATGAATATGCCGCGTGACGGCGTGGTTTTGGTCATCTCAAACTCCGGTGAAACCCAGAGCCTCTTATCCCTAATTCAAGTTGCCAAGCAGCGGGGCATCACCGTCATTGCGATGACAAACCGCGTGGATTCTCCCATTGCACAACAAGCCGATTTGCATATCCTGACCACGGTGCGCCAGCGCGTGTTTGATTCCGAGTATTACTTTTCACGACTGGCGGCCACGACGGCAGTTGAGGCCATTTTCCTGTTACTACTGGCGCAAAACAAATCGTTTGCCGACCACATTAAGGCGCATGAGACGATTGTGGCGCCCACTAAAATTTGA
- the mscL gene encoding large-conductance mechanosensitive channel protein MscL, with protein MLKEFRDFIMRGNMLDLAIGVIIGGAFTGLVNSLTTNLINPLLSIFVGKTDLGKLSFSIGAAKFTYGSFLNDVLNFIIMAFVVFLLVKLVNRVFRKPEPEAAPAGPTQEELLTQIRDLLQDQNHN; from the coding sequence ATGCTGAAAGAATTTCGCGACTTTATCATGCGTGGCAACATGCTCGATCTCGCCATCGGGGTAATCATCGGGGGTGCGTTCACTGGACTGGTGAACTCGCTGACCACAAACCTGATTAACCCCCTGCTATCCATCTTCGTCGGCAAGACTGATTTGGGCAAACTGTCCTTTTCGATTGGCGCCGCCAAGTTCACTTATGGGTCATTTCTAAACGATGTCTTGAACTTTATCATCATGGCCTTCGTGGTGTTCCTGCTGGTTAAACTCGTCAATCGTGTTTTCCGGAAGCCTGAACCAGAGGCGGCGCCGGCTGGGCCGACGCAGGAGGAACTGCTCACACAGATTCGCGACTTGCTCCAAGACCAAAACCACAACTAA
- a CDS encoding YdcF family protein gives MNIFVVFTLCLAILTTVGAGASFTFEPRRLVNGLLLNIALACDILAIGTLVIASDNHTLVGIGLAGFIIVVVIIGFFVTLHLVWLIWNAVIVWRRESHSLANMLTLLIAIALIAIDLFGFVGERFLPNFIYETISSIFAVCILYVLITLWNFLTVLFAYNLRRPIHDQDYLIVLGAGLIDGHKVSRLLGARIDRAISYYRRQAGKGRPLPRIIFSGGQGKDEQVSEAAAMRDYAVNLGIPMSATLLEDKSRTTLENMLFSAKIINQQTHGAPYRAQFCTNNYHLFRAGLFAKQAGLNANGLGAHTALYFLPNATIREYAAIFLMNKKRHAIVLGLCMLPSLFIFIDGLVNAL, from the coding sequence TTGAACATTTTTGTAGTATTTACCCTCTGTCTCGCCATCCTGACAACGGTTGGCGCTGGCGCGAGCTTCACATTTGAACCTCGCCGTTTAGTCAACGGTCTGCTGCTGAACATTGCCCTGGCCTGTGACATCTTGGCGATTGGCACCTTGGTCATCGCCAGCGATAATCATACCCTCGTCGGAATTGGCCTGGCGGGGTTCATCATTGTGGTGGTCATCATCGGTTTCTTCGTCACGCTTCATTTAGTTTGGCTCATCTGGAACGCCGTCATCGTCTGGCGACGCGAAAGCCACTCCCTCGCCAATATGTTGACCTTGCTCATCGCCATCGCGCTAATTGCAATCGACCTGTTCGGCTTTGTTGGCGAACGTTTCCTGCCCAATTTCATTTACGAGACCATTTCCAGCATCTTTGCGGTCTGCATCTTGTACGTTCTCATCACACTCTGGAACTTTCTCACCGTCCTGTTTGCCTACAACCTGCGTCGGCCAATCCATGATCAGGATTACCTCATTGTCCTGGGGGCCGGTCTCATTGACGGCCACAAAGTCTCTCGTCTCCTCGGTGCCCGCATTGACCGTGCCATCAGTTACTACAGGCGCCAAGCCGGCAAAGGACGCCCACTGCCGCGCATCATCTTCTCGGGCGGCCAGGGCAAAGATGAGCAGGTTAGCGAGGCAGCGGCAATGCGCGACTATGCCGTGAATCTGGGAATCCCCATGAGTGCCACACTGCTCGAGGACAAGAGCCGCACAACGCTGGAGAACATGCTGTTTTCCGCAAAAATCATCAATCAGCAGACCCATGGCGCACCTTACCGCGCGCAATTTTGCACCAACAATTATCACTTGTTCCGGGCGGGTTTGTTCGCCAAGCAGGCCGGCCTCAACGCCAACGGTTTAGGCGCACACACTGCCCTTTACTTCTTGCCGAACGCGACCATTCGCGAATATGCCGCCATTTTCCTGATGAACAAGAAACGTCACGCCATTGTGCTGGGACTATGCATGCTGCCCTCACTGTTCATCTTCATTGACGGGCTAGTCAACGCACTTTAG
- a CDS encoding NUDIX domain-containing protein — protein MTDPVFGKKEAALNYKERDGVYAIVPDASGKRIMTLAAPNGAVFLPGGGVEAGETDAETLNRELLEEFGVAVKIDGKLGRAAEYFYSHHRQTAYYHPATFYATSELKVAADPLEDFNVLMMMPISIALAQLKRPTHRYALSEWIKYHNGQRELD, from the coding sequence ATGACTGATCCAGTATTTGGTAAAAAAGAGGCGGCCTTGAATTACAAGGAACGCGACGGTGTTTATGCCATTGTGCCGGACGCTTCCGGCAAGCGTATTATGACCCTTGCCGCGCCGAATGGGGCAGTTTTCTTGCCCGGCGGCGGCGTTGAGGCCGGCGAGACGGATGCTGAAACATTAAACCGTGAGCTGCTCGAGGAGTTTGGGGTTGCGGTGAAGATTGACGGCAAGCTGGGTCGGGCGGCGGAGTATTTCTACTCCCACCATCGCCAGACGGCCTATTATCATCCGGCAACGTTTTACGCGACGAGTGAGCTCAAGGTGGCAGCGGATCCCCTTGAGGATTTCAACGTCCTCATGATGATGCCGATTTCCATCGCGCTAGCTCAGCTCAAGCGGCCAACGCACCGCTACGCGTTAAGTGAGTGGATTAAATACCACAATGGGCAGCGTGAACTCGATTAG
- a CDS encoding Cof-type HAD-IIB family hydrolase, giving the protein MAIKLVALDMDGTLLNEHQELNPEVAATIRTVRAKGVYVVLASGRPLPGTLKFLPQLDLLHKDDYVISYNGALVQQTRHGDVLIEHALTYQDYLHLYAAALANGLMPVIEDRERMYTDVPVINNLMQFEAFATNMPIQIASPAQISSEAKFAKFQCFGTKDGLTKAIANMQPEMAQYYGNRSEPFLLEFVNKEASKGNALRELAGKLGLDASEVMAMGDSHNDESMFDFAGTGVAMGNAIDELKDMATGVTATNVEDGVAVALKKYILNA; this is encoded by the coding sequence ATGGCAATTAAGTTGGTTGCATTGGATATGGATGGCACGTTGCTCAACGAACATCAGGAACTCAATCCTGAGGTCGCCGCAACCATCCGGACGGTTCGCGCAAAGGGCGTTTACGTTGTCCTGGCAAGTGGGCGGCCACTCCCCGGCACGTTAAAGTTCTTGCCGCAGTTGGATTTGCTGCATAAGGACGATTACGTCATTTCCTACAATGGCGCGCTCGTTCAGCAAACTCGCCACGGCGACGTTCTCATCGAGCACGCGCTGACCTACCAAGACTACTTACATTTGTATGCAGCTGCCCTGGCGAACGGCCTCATGCCAGTCATCGAGGATCGCGAGCGGATGTACACGGATGTCCCCGTCATCAACAACCTGATGCAGTTCGAAGCGTTTGCGACGAACATGCCGATTCAGATTGCCAGCCCTGCGCAAATTTCATCGGAAGCAAAGTTTGCCAAGTTCCAGTGCTTCGGTACCAAGGATGGACTCACAAAGGCCATTGCAAACATGCAGCCTGAGATGGCACAGTACTACGGCAACCGCTCAGAACCTTTCCTGCTCGAGTTTGTAAATAAAGAGGCTAGCAAGGGCAATGCCCTCCGTGAACTGGCTGGCAAGCTCGGCTTGGATGCATCCGAGGTCATGGCGATGGGTGATTCGCACAACGATGAATCCATGTTTGACTTTGCGGGTACCGGCGTCGCGATGGGCAATGCCATCGATGAGCTCAAAGACATGGCGACCGGCGTCACGGCCACCAACGTTGAGGACGGCGTAGCGGTTGCACTGAAGAAGTACATTCTGAATGCCTAA
- a CDS encoding HD domain-containing protein — MKIEMLPREKVFRDPVHNYIPVRERVILDLINSPEMQRLRRIKQLGVANTVFQGAEHTRFTHSLGVYNIAREICDNFQQDYPTKTPGDGLWDDSERLVTLCAALLHDIGHGAYSHTFEHIFHTDHEAITRQILTDPSTTVNAILRGVSPEFPAQVASVIDHSYPNPQVVQMISSQIDADRMDYLLRDAYHTGTNYGLFDLTRILRVMRPYAGGIAFNPSGMHAVEDYIVSRFQMYQQIYFHPVSRGMEVVLTGILQRAKELYEDGKFTEDEKPRLLLPFFEGKFDLADYLALDDGVMTTYFHYWMKSTDHVLADMSARFLDRRPLKSAQFNHSTAHLLPAMAKIVDEAGFDSRYYTAKNSSYDLPYDQYDPTSATPKTQIEIMERDNTLEELSTLSPLVKAITGKVTGDERFYFPKVMLTSPDSPDFKPEYGKFQRYLAAGSVIDPAIYGK, encoded by the coding sequence GTGAAAATTGAAATGTTACCACGCGAAAAGGTGTTTCGAGACCCAGTCCATAATTACATACCCGTACGTGAGCGTGTCATCCTTGACCTGATTAACAGCCCGGAGATGCAACGCTTGCGTCGAATCAAGCAGCTCGGTGTTGCCAACACGGTGTTCCAAGGCGCCGAGCACACCCGGTTTACCCACTCACTCGGTGTGTACAACATTGCCCGGGAAATATGTGACAATTTCCAGCAAGACTATCCGACCAAGACGCCTGGAGATGGCTTGTGGGATGATTCCGAACGCTTGGTCACACTCTGTGCGGCGCTGCTCCACGATATCGGTCACGGGGCTTACTCACACACCTTCGAGCATATTTTCCACACAGACCACGAAGCCATTACACGGCAGATCCTCACCGACCCGTCCACCACGGTTAACGCGATTTTGCGTGGTGTCAGCCCAGAATTTCCAGCGCAAGTGGCCAGCGTCATCGACCACTCCTATCCAAATCCCCAGGTTGTGCAGATGATTAGCAGCCAGATTGATGCAGATCGCATGGACTACCTGCTCCGGGATGCCTATCACACCGGGACGAACTACGGCCTGTTTGACCTTACCCGGATCTTGCGGGTGATGCGGCCATACGCTGGCGGCATTGCCTTCAACCCGAGTGGCATGCACGCGGTTGAAGATTACATCGTCAGCCGTTTCCAGATGTACCAGCAGATTTACTTCCACCCCGTTTCCCGCGGGATGGAGGTCGTTCTGACGGGCATCTTGCAGCGGGCCAAGGAGCTCTACGAAGATGGCAAGTTCACCGAGGACGAAAAGCCGCGGCTACTGCTACCATTCTTTGAGGGCAAGTTTGACCTCGCCGACTACCTCGCGCTTGATGATGGCGTGATGACGACCTACTTCCACTACTGGATGAAGTCAACCGACCACGTCCTTGCCGATATGTCGGCGCGCTTCTTGGACCGGCGCCCACTTAAGTCCGCCCAGTTTAACCATTCGACGGCACACTTACTGCCGGCAATGGCCAAGATTGTGGACGAGGCGGGCTTTGACTCACGCTACTACACGGCGAAGAACTCGAGTTACGATTTGCCATATGATCAGTACGATCCAACGAGTGCAACACCAAAGACGCAAATTGAAATCATGGAACGTGACAATACCCTCGAGGAGCTTTCAACGCTAAGTCCCCTCGTGAAGGCAATCACGGGTAAGGTTACCGGGGACGAACGCTTCTACTTCCCAAAGGTCATGCTGACGAGTCCGGACAGTCCAGACTTCAAGCCGGAATACGGTAAGTTTCAGCGGTACCTCGCGGCGGGCAGTGTCATTGACCCGGCAATTTATGGTAAGTAA